In Centropristis striata isolate RG_2023a ecotype Rhode Island chromosome 8, C.striata_1.0, whole genome shotgun sequence, the genomic window TTATCATGTTATAACACTATTAGTTATCATGTTATAACACTATATGTTAAAGGTGGACGTCAGAAAGTCGatgataattaaaatgtttcaccTCCTCAAACTCCTCCTCGTCgtactcctcctctccctcggcctcctcttcctcctgtttcttcttcttctcctccccctcctcctcctcctcctcggagctctgctgctcctccttcttctgCAGAGTCTGACAGGAGACAGGTGAGGGTCAAAGGACTGCTCTCTGATTGGAGGACGGGgtcagcaggtgtgtgtgtggtgtgtagtgtgtgtgtgtgtgtgtgtgtgtgtgtggtgtgtgtgtgtggtgtgtggtgtgtgtggggtgtgtgtgtgtgtgtgtgtgtgtgtgtgtggtgtgtgtggggtgtgtggtgtgtgtgtgtggtgtgtgtggggtggtgtgtgtgtgtgtgtggtgtgtgtggggtggtgtgtgtgtgtgtgtgtgtgtggggtgtgtgtgtgtgtggtgtgtatgtgtgtgtgtgtggtgtgtgtggggtgtgtggtgtgtgtgtgtggtgtgtgtggggtggtgtgtgtatgaggggtattttatgccagcacactatacttaaacgcctagaatgcgtcgcctgtgccagcataaagtctgattaataggcgtgcttacagacacgcgtattgcgagtacaccagatgacatgggtgacgggtgaaaagtgccacgagcgaacgtagtggacgcctgtgtgtgtgtgtaacgcgtgtacgttaacagtgtgttactctgtgtaacagttcagctgttacacagagtctcagcttcatatggtattgtttgtaagaaagcacaacttacagatgaactccaagcccccacagagctgtcaggatatttctattattttcaggccagtttttattttcttgttaacgaaatctctctctctctctctctctctctctctctaggtttgaatgatatcgaattgatatttaatgatagcaagggtgaaagggataattaaaataatttcagctacttaaaaatagtaggctaatagtaaagtgcaacgctcacagccagttcccagcttcgcgcgcggacacacagttcattacgcaccagctgtaattaggtaggtttacctgcctgcagaagccgtaatcgctgtcacccctgaatattaagtagccatgcggacctatctaatgaatattcagtagccatgtggacagcagtccgttcacaatatgattccatcggaccttatatctacactgtttaacccaattcggcacttatgcacagtcccattatgttttacagacattcgtagttaactaatgaggtaaaacattttgtttaagctgcattttgctgactttcactcctaaaacaggctaattaagcctccggttttggccggaaaaacgttaagtttatctggtacgtacgagatagtctttctcttcatctataagttgtgctttcttataaacaataccatatgaagctgagactctgtgtaacagctgaactgttataggcttacacgcgttacacacacacacaggcgtccactacgttcgctagtggcacttttcacccgtcacccatgttatctggtgtactcgcaatacgcgtgtctgtacgcctatgtagaattgtacttaacagtcacgcgggtcttcatgtcacgtatttgaggcgtagttcacccgtcacgcagccgtcacgtaggcgtatgtgcaacaacgcgtgtacagcgtctgcgtgacgcctacgtgacgcctgtctgtccattgaaagtgaatggaatttacacgcgcacgttagacgtttgatgtcatcgcataggcgctgtacacgcgttttagtatagtgtgctggcataaaatgcccctcatagtgtgtgtgtgtgtgtgtgtgtgtgtgtggtgtgtgtgtgtgtgtgtgtgtgtgtgtgtgtggtgtgtgtgtgtgtggtgtgtgtggggtggtgtgtgtgtgtgtgtgtggtgtgtgtgtggggtgtgtggtgtgtgtgtgtgtgtggtgtgtatgtgtgtgtgtgtggtgtgtgtgtggggtgtgtggtgtgtgtgtgtggtgtgtgtggggtggtgtgtgtgtgtgtgtgtgtgtgtgtgtgtgtgtgtgtgtggtgtgtgtgtgtgtgtgtgtgtgtggggtggtgtgtggtgtgtgtgtgtggtgtgtgtgtgtgtgtgtgtgtgtgtatgaggggtattttatgccagcacactatacttaaacgcctagaatgcgtcgcctgtgccagcataaagtctgattaataggcgtgcttacagacacgcgtattgcgagtacaccagatgacatgggtgacgggtgaaaagtgccacgagcgaacgtagtggacgcctgtgtgtgtgtgtaacgcgtgtacgttaacagtgtgttactctgtgtaacagttcagctgttacacagagtctcagcttcatatggtattgtttgtaagaaaacacaacttacagatgaactccaagcccccacagagctgtcaggatatttctattattttcaggccagtttttattttcttgttaacgaaatctctctctctctctctctctctctctctaggtttgaatgatatcgaattgatatttaatgatagcaagggtgaaagggataattaaaataatttcagctacttaaaaatagtaatagtaaagtgcaacgctcacagccagttcccagcttcgcgcgcggacacacagttcattacgcaccagctgtaattaggtaggtttacctgcctgcagaagccgtaatcgctgtcacccctgaatattaagtagccatgcggacctatctaatgaatattcagtagccatgtggacagcagtccgttcacaatatgattccatcggaccttatatctacactgtttaacccaattcggcacttatgcacagtcccattatgttttacagacattcgtagttaactaatgaggtaaaacattttgtttaagctgcattttgctgactttcactcctaaaacaggctaattaagcctccggttttggccggaaaaacgttaagtttatctggtaagtacgagatagtctttctcttcatctataagttgtgctttcttataaacaataccatatgaagatgagactctgtgtaacagctgaactgttataggcgtacacgcgttacacacacacacacacaggcgtccactacgttcgctcgtggcacttttcacccgtcacccatgttatctggtgtactcgcaatacgcgtgtctgtacgcctatgtagaattgtacttaacagtcacgcgggtcttcatgtcacgtatttgaggcgtagttcacccgtcacgcagccgtcacgtaggcgtatgtgcaacaacgcgtgtacagcgtctgcgtgacgcctacgtgacgcctgtctgtccattgaaagtgaatggaatttacacgcgcacgttagacgtttgatgtcatcgcataggcgctgtacacgcgttttagtatagtgtgctggcataaaatgcccctcatagtgtgtgtgtgtgtgtggggtgtgtgtgtgtgtgtgtgtgtgtgtgtgtggtgtgtgtgtgtgtgtgtgtgtgtgtggtgtgtgtgtgtatgaggggtattttatgccagcacactatacttaaacgcctagaatgcgtcgcctgtgccagcataaagtctgattaacaggcgtgcttacagacacgcgtattgcgagtacaccagatgacatgggtgacgggtgaaaagtgccacgagcgaacgtagcggacgcctgtgtgtgtgtgtaacgcgtgtacgttaacagtgtgttactctgtgtaacagttcagctgttacacagagtctcagcttcatatggtattgtttataagaaagcacaacttacagatgaactccaagcccccacagagctgtcaggatatttctattattttcaggccagtttttattttcttgttaacgaaatctctctctctctctctctctctctctctctctaggtttgaatgatatcgaattgatatttaatgatagcaagggtgaaagggataattaaaataatttcagctacttaaaaatagtaggctaatagtaaagtgcaacgctcacagccagttcccagcttcgcgcgcggacacacagttcattacgcaccagctgtaattaggtaggtttacctgcctgcagaagccgtaatcgctgtcacccctgaatattaagtagccatgcggacctatctaatgaatattcagtagccatgtggacagcagtccgttcacagtatgattccatcggaccttgtatctacactgtttaacccaattcggcacttatgcacagtcccattatgttttacagacattcgtagttaactaatgaggtaaaacattttgtttaagctgcattttgctgactttcactcctaaaacaggctaattaagcctccggttttggccggaaaaacgttaagtttatctggtaagtacgagatagtctttctcttcatctataagttgtgctttcttataaacaataccatatgaagctgagactctgtgtaacagctgaactgttataagcttacacgcgttacacacacacacaggcgtccgctacgttcgctagtggcacttttcacccgtcacccatgttatctggtgtactcgcaatacgcgtgtctgtacgcctattaacagtcacgcgggtcttcatgtcacgtatttgaggcgtagttcacccgtcacgcagccgtcacgtaggcgtatgtgcaacaacgcgtgtacagcgtctgcgtgacgcctacgtgacgcctgtctgtccattgaaagtgaatggaatttacacgcgcacgttagacgtttgatgtcatcgcataggcgctgtacacgcgttttagtatagtgtgctggcataaaatgcccctcatagtgtgtctgtgtgtgtggtgtgtgtgtgtggtgtgtgtgtgtgtgtgtgtgtgtgtggggtgtgtgtgtgtttgtgtgtggtgtgtgtgtggtgtgtgtgtggtgtttgtgtgtgtgtgtgtgtgtgtgtgtgtgttacctccaGTTTGAGCAGtacttcctctttctcttttacttttttcttcttctgccccGAGTGCAGTCTGTCAGGGCGTCTGACCGCTGAGACACCTGACAGACAAGAAACAGGGCATTAACAAATGGCAGACACAGAGCAGGGCACAGCTACCTGGAGCCTTATTCAGAGTACTGTgtactgtgtactgtgtgtaccaTGTGTATTGTGTGTACTGTGTACTTTGTTTActatgtgtactgtgtgtactaTGTGTACTGTGTGCACTGTGTGAACTATGTGTACTGTGTGTCCTATGTgtactgtgtactgtgtgtactgtgtgtactgtgtactGTGTGAACTATCTGTACTGTTTGTACCGTGTACTGTGCACTGTGTATACTGTGTACTGTTTgtactgtgtactgtgtgtactgtgtactgtgtgtactgtgtgaacTATGTGTACTGTGTGAACTACGTGTACTGTGTGAACTATGTGTACTGTTTgtactgtgtactgtgtgtactgtgtactGTGTATACTGTGTACTGTGTATACTGTGTACTATGTGTACTGTTTGTACcgtgtactgtgtgtactgtgtactgtgtgtactgtgtgaacTATGTGTACTGTTTgtactgtgtactgtgtgtactgtgtactGTGTGAACTATGTGTACTGTTTGTACTGTGTACTGTGTACTGTGTATACTGTGTACActatgtgtactgtgtgtactgtgtataCTGTGTACACTATGTGTACTGTGTGAACTATGTGTACTGTTTGTACTGTGTACTGTGTACTGTGTATACTGTGTACACTATGTGTACTGTGTGAACTATGTGTACTGTTTGTACCGTGTACTGTGTACTGTGTATACTGTGTACActatgtgtactgtgtgtactgtgtataCTGTGTACACTATGTGTACTGTGTGAACTATGTGTACTGTTTGTACTGTgtactgtgtactgtgtgtactgtgtactgtgtgtactgtgtactgtgtgtactgtgtgaacTATGTGTACTGTGTGAACTACGTGTACTGTGTGAACTATGTGTACTGTTTgtactgtgtactgtgtgtactgtgtactGTGTATACTGTGTACTGTGTATACTGTGTACTATGTGTACTGTTTGTACcgtgtactgtgtgtactgtgtactgtgtgtactgtgtgaacTATGTGTACTGTTTgtactgtgtactgtgtgtactgtgtactGTGTGAACTATGTGTACTGTTTGTACTGTGTACTGTGTACTGTGTATACTGTGTACActatgtgtactgtgtgtactgtgtataCTGTGTACACTATGTGTACTGTGTGAACTATGTGTACTGTTTGTACTGTGTACTGTGTACTGTGTATACTGTGTACACTATGTGTACTGTGTGAACTATGTGTACTGTTTGTACCGTGTACTGTGTACTGTGTATACTGTGTACActatgtgtactgtgtgtactgtgtataCTGTGTACACTATGTGTACTGTGTGAACTATGTGTACTGTTTGTACTGTgtactgtgtactgtgtgtactgtgtactGTGTGAACTATGTGTACTGTTTGTACTGTGTACTGTGTATACTGTGTACActatgtgtactgtgtgtactgtgtataCTGTGTACACTATGTGTACTGTGTATACTGTGTACTGTGTAtactgtgtactgtgtgtgctgtgtagactatgtgtactgtgtgtactgtgtatactgtgtacactatgtgtactgtgtgtactgtgtataCTATGTACTGTGTActatgtgtactgtgtgtactatgtgtactgtgtgtactgtgtatactgtgtactgtgtgtactgtgtacACTATGTGTACTGTGTATACTATGTACTGTGTActatgtgtactgtgtgtactaTGTGTACTGTGTATACTGTGTACTGTGTACActatgtgtactgtgtgtactcACTGAGTTCTTTAGGAAATCTTTTCGCAtctgaaacagaaacaaagataAAGGTGATAATGTGATTATTGATAACAGATAAAGGTGATAATGTGATTATTGATGACAGATAAAGGTGATAATGTGATTATTGATGACAGATAAAGGTGATAATGTGATTATTGATGACAGATAAAGGTGATAATGTGATTATTGATAACAGATAAAGGTGATAATGTGATTATTGATAACAGATAAAGGTGATAATGTGATTATTGATAACAGATAAAGGTGATAATGTGATTATTGATGACAGATAAAGGTGATAATGTGATTATTGATGACAGATAAAGGTGATAATGTGATTATTGATAACAGATAAAGGTGATAATGTGATTATTGATAACAGATAAAGGTGATAATGTGATTATTGATGACAGATAAAGGTGATAATGTGATTATTGATAACAGATAAAGGTGATCATGTGATTATTGATAACAGATAAAGGTGATAATGTGATTATTGATAACAGATAAAGGTGATAATGTGATTATTGATAACAGATAAAGGTGATCATGTGATTATTGATAACAGATAAAGGTGATAATGTGATTATTGATGACAGATAAAGGTGATAATGTGATTATTGATAACAGATAAAGGTGATAATGTGATTATTGATGACAGATAAAGGTGATCAGGTGATTATTGATGACAGATAAAGGTGATAATGTGATTATTGATAACAGATAAAGGTGATAATGTGATTATTGATGACAGATAAAGGTGATAATGTGATTATTGATAACAGATAAAGGTGATAATGTGATAATTGATTACAGATAAAGGTGATAATGTGATTATTGATAACAGATAAAGGTGATAATGTGATTATTGATGACAGATAAAGGTGATAATGTGATTATTGATGACAGATACAGGTGATAATGTGATTATTGATGACAGATAAAGGTGATAATGTGATTATTGATAACAGATAAAGGTGATAATGTGATTATTGATGACAGATAAAGGTGATCAGGTGATTATTGATGACAGATAAAGGTGATCGGGTGATTATTGATAACAGATAAAGGTGATCAGGTGATTATTGATAACAGATAAAGGTGATAATGTGATTATTGATAACAGATAAAGGTGATCAGGTGATTATTGATGACAGATAAAGGTGATAATGTGATTATTGATAACAGATAAAGGTGATAATGTGATTATTGATAACAGATAAAGGTGATAATGTGATTATTGATGACAGATAAAGGTGATCAGGTGATTATTGATGACCTGGAGTCCAGCCCGTCAGAGCGTCCGTCTGCTCGCTGCTGTGATATTTATCTGAGTATCTCTCCACATCTgcacaggaaacacacaggaaGGAGACTTTCACAATAACGACATGTTCACTGCTGAGccgtgtgtgtggttgtgtgtgtgtgtgtgtgtggtgacctctgacctctgtgagCAGCAGCTGGTTGGATGAAGCAGGGCAGACTCTTCATGGCTCCTCTGAACTCCTGCTTGAGAGCCAACAgatactcctcctcctcgccacCTGTCAGGGGGAGGGGCTTCTGCTCCatcacctggacacacacacacacacacagagtcaacTACAGGTCCCAGGGTGCACTGCTGCAGTTCTGATCTTTAGTTCGTTCAATGACAGATATCAAGTTGTACttcttaaaaaaattaaaattaaaatttctgtattttgtgtgtgtgtgtgtgtgtgtgtgtgtgttcgtgtgtgtgtgtgtgtgtgtgtgtgttcgtgtgtgtgtgtgtgtgtgtgtgtgtgtgtgtgtgtgttcgtgtatgtgttcgtgtgtgtgtgtgtgtgtgtgtgtgtgtgtgtctcacaggGAACAGAGGGGTGGGTTGGTGTATTGATGGAGGTAAACTCTCTCCTCTGTTGATGCCGACCGCCTCCACACTGAAACTCATCATCCTCCGGCCCCGCCCGCCTCGACCCGCCATCACCACCAGACcaggaccagaccagaccaggaccaggactagACCAGACCAGGATCAGGACCAGAACAAGACCAGAACCAGACTGGCCCAGGTGATGTGGACCAGGCTCAGCTGGTTGGAGGTGAACCAGGATCCTGtcagaacaaacaaacagaattaAAATGAGGACAAGAagaccagaggaccagaggaccagtggaccagtggaccagtggaccagaggaccagtggaccagaggaccagtggaccagaggaccagaggaccagtggaccagaggaccagtggaccagtggaccagtggaccagaggaccagaggaccagtggaccagaggaccagaggaccagaggagaggaccagaggaccagaggaccagtggaccagaggac contains:
- the polr3glb gene encoding RNA polymerase III subunit GL b; translated protein: MAGRGGRGRRMMSFSVEAVGINRGESLPPSIHQPTPLFPVMEQKPLPLTGGEEEEYLLALKQEFRGAMKSLPCFIQPAAAHRDVERYSDKYHSSEQTDALTGWTPDAKRFPKELSVSAVRRPDRLHSGQKKKKVKEKEEVLLKLETLQKKEEQQSSEEEEEEGEEKKKKQEEEEAEGEEEYDEEEFEEETDYVMSYFDNGEEFGGDSDDNMDEAIY